A region from the Aliarcobacter thereius LMG 24486 genome encodes:
- a CDS encoding replication initiation protein, which yields MEIVYISEKESKDLIYKSNNLINSKYNITLIQSRFLAFLSSLINVYDDDFFTYSIRVPTLLNFLEIERTNLKWLSESLKQLLTTIICLENSEKVEEYTTFLSHFRLDKANDILEFSFHSSLKPHYLQLKNNFTKLKLEQYNKFESVYTLKFYEWIEYNISLYDTYKNSKFRIIEINLDELLEKFTSVYNYKKKKFEIQKSYKIYNRFKEKVLEVAKNELKEKSDIYFEYEEIKVNRAVKSLVITITKNSERIKKDFTDLKKKNLQSSTKHRQIAQVQIKRILTRTKNIKDRLKYEQKLYQKYLQGTLNFDSDLQEINKELDKKIFDSI from the coding sequence ATGGAAATAGTGTATATAAGCGAAAAAGAGAGTAAAGATTTGATATACAAATCAAACAATCTAATAAATAGTAAATATAATATTACTTTAATTCAATCTAGATTTTTAGCATTTTTAAGTAGTCTTATAAATGTTTATGATGATGACTTTTTTACTTATAGTATAAGAGTTCCAACTCTTCTAAACTTTTTAGAAATTGAGAGAACTAATTTAAAATGGTTAAGTGAGAGTTTAAAACAACTTCTTACAACAATAATTTGCTTAGAAAATAGTGAAAAAGTAGAAGAGTACACCACTTTTTTAAGTCATTTTAGACTTGATAAAGCAAATGATATTTTAGAGTTTAGTTTTCATAGCTCTTTAAAGCCACACTATTTACAACTTAAAAACAATTTTACAAAGCTCAAGCTAGAGCAATATAACAAATTTGAGAGTGTTTATACGCTTAAATTTTATGAGTGGATAGAGTACAATATTAGTCTTTACGATACTTATAAAAACTCAAAATTTAGGATTATTGAAATAAATTTAGATGAGTTATTAGAAAAGTTTACAAGTGTTTATAACTACAAGAAGAAAAAATTTGAGATACAAAAAAGTTATAAAATTTATAATCGTTTTAAAGAGAAAGTTTTAGAAGTGGCTAAAAACGAATTAAAAGAAAAATCTGATATCTACTTTGAATATGAAGAGATTAAAGTAAATAGAGCTGTTAAAAGCTTAGTAATCACTATAACTAAAAATAGCGAGAGAATAAAAAAAGATTTTACAGATTTAAAGAAAAAAAATCTTCAAAGTTCTACTAAGCATAGACAAATAGCTCAAGTGCAAATAAAAAGAATCCTTACTAGAACTAAAAATATAAAAGATCGTTTGAAATATGAACAAAAGCTTTATCAAAAATATCTACAAGGCACTTTAAATTTTGATAGTGATCTACAAGAGATAAACAAAGAGCTAGATAAGAAAATATTTGACTCAATTTAG
- a CDS encoding helix-turn-helix transcriptional regulator — protein MNIEEIKQQILKELDELETKNKTWLNTRELEKYLNITKAQLEAWRREGFGPSYLILGKRRILYPKSSIADFIVSNEVKTM, from the coding sequence ATGAATATTGAAGAGATAAAACAACAAATTTTAAAAGAGCTTGACGAGCTTGAAACAAAAAATAAAACTTGGTTAAATACAAGAGAGTTAGAAAAATATTTAAATATTACAAAAGCTCAGTTAGAAGCGTGGAGAAGGGAGGGCTTTGGACCCTCTTATTTAATACTAGGTAAAAGAAGGATTTTGTATCCAAAATCTTCTATTGCTGATTTTATAGTTTCAAATGAAGTAAAAACTATGTAG